Below is a window of Arabidopsis thaliana chromosome 2, partial sequence DNA.
TGAGACCATGCTCCATTTCTCATTGATCTTTGATTTAGGGAGAAGAAGGCAGTTCGGGCAAAGGATGAAAAGATTCAGGGCTTAGAAGAACAGGTAAAGAAACATCTATAGACAATACAACCCCCTGCTTTGTTggttatataataaaacacCTACTAAATCGGTTATTCACACTCTCAGCTTGGAAACCTAATGGCCCAAATGGATGGTGAGAGTGAAGTCTCAGAGACGAAAGAGGTCCAGGACGCCACTGTCTCGACCACCAATACCTCTTCTTCTGGGGCAGGGAATGTTATACatgcaaataaaaagaagagtaaCAGAAGAAAGGGTTAGATCAAGATTCAAACTCTACCAAATCTCGCTTAGACTAGTCGACTAAAGTTCAAGCAATCTAACTGCTTAGAATGTCTAGATCTAACAATTCATTCGTGTTATAATGTGTGCTATGATGAGAATCTGAGAGAAACGTTTGGTAGTTGTTGTATCAAACCTGATAGAACTATAGCCGTTACCCTCTTGGTGTATATAATACAATTGGTTGATATCAATATTAAAAATCGTAGTTACTTGACGGTAATGCCATCACTATGCATACCGTTGGAGGTTTCATAAGACTTTACCCCATCTTATGGCTTTATCTTCTAATTTCCTCTTTTCGTTTATaatcaaattcaattatttttcatgtCACTAGACCGGTTAGTTATAGTTTTACATTTGAAGCACTAATTTCAAGAGTCAATGATACTTATGATAAACAAATTCTATGGGTTTGAAAGTTAATCCAAGTTAAATGACTGAAACCCATATTGTACCAATTTGGAATTAGAAGTCCATTATCTCTTTCAGATGGTGTCTACTAACACACAAGATCACAAGAAGAAGGTGCAAGCTATAAAGAGAGTAGACACCATCTGAAAGAAAGACATAATTGGACTCTCACATAAAACACTTGGCTTGAAGCGAAAAatgcttttgttttccattCGTTGTTCTATTTGTCATTGGTGGTGCTATGTTATGTTCGTGTTGATCTACGCATCCGGGGGCCACATGACCATGGGCCTCGTTTGCTACCACGTTGCTTCATTGCCACTTGTAAGTCGTAAGTATTATCATGCGGTACAACCCTTCAACTatgtcctttttttttttttttttttttttctcttctaacAACAACCTTTCAAATATGTCATGTAGAATTATTGGGTATCCGTATTATGTTCAtgcaatttttaataatttgtaactacgattaaaaaatatatattttatgattatgCAATCACATAATTATGcgctatttttttatttaaaagcaaaataaaataaaattatcctATGTTACATATTTTCACGCTTTGTGTTGGATTACTCTACGCATTAAACtcttaaactaattatttgtgcatgaacaaaaaaattgtgttctTAAACTAAGTTAAAGGAAACATATATGAGAGGGTCCTTTTAATACATCTGTACCACCTCCCCTGGAGGATAAGGCTTGTAAGTGGAATGCACTTCATCGTCACATAGTTGGGGCAAAGATATCCAGGGAATAAACGCATTGAGTAAGTTTTGGTCCATGTCTCTTCTTGTGTATCAATGTCCATATGGCTAATTTCCAATCAGAAAGTTCAGCACTGCCACTAACCATGGCTAGAAGATCTTCAAGGTTGACTAGCGGCCAGGTGTAGGTAATGCGCGCGGTCTTGGGACACATCATGGAACTGTTCAGTGTGAAGATCCAAAGATAGAATCTTGTAACCATTAAGTACTTCGAACCAGTAGATGGAACCATTCACAAAGACCGAATGATGTCTGGCTTCGACATAGTAAGGAGGCGGACTCGGCATTGTCCGCCATTCACCAATGTTTAAATCGAGAAGTTGTGCTTGATCTCGGTTTAGTTGGATGAGCCACGAATGCTAGGCAATGCGTAGGGCATTGAATATCATTTGGAGTGAAGGTTTTGAATCCCTCAGGCAGCTTGTGAAAGAGCTTCCGTTTAGCGAAGTTATATAACCAAGACATTCATGTTGCTTTTCCTTTATGGGCTATGTATATCACGGTTTTTCCAGTTTCCCGGTTTTTCAAAATCGTTATCATTGCATCTCGACACCGATAAGATTCATAGCTTAAAGTTTTGTCGATGCACTGAAGTTTGAgttgtttttgctttcatgTTTACTTTGGACCTTTAAAACTGGTTTTGCAATCTGTAAAATCTGTAAACGTACACTgattaatgatatttacattcttagaaaagaaaaatgaatcatCAGCCCATGTGAACATATCGAACAATGTAGCACTTTCTCAAAGCCAACACAACCGCCCGCTTAGCTTACATTAGATAGATCAGGCAGCCTTTCATATGTAAAGATAAGTGGCGGAGAAACCAGCCATCAACTATTGATTAGTCAACATCTTATCTTCTATCATTAGCTATTTACGATTTAATATCTACTTGACATGTAAAAGACTAACTCTTCACCAGTTCACTATAAATAGAGGTTGATATTGTGCTTATATCTTCACACTACACACAAATACATACAAACATACattaattggaaactgaaagtAATATAATCATGGCTAAGTCTGCTGCCATCATCACTTTCCTCTTCGCTGCTCTTGTTCTCTTTGCTGCTTTTGGTGAGTAATGAtcttataatattatatgcatgaaaaaataaattctgaATTTTCCTCTTTAGATTTATTGGTAATTAacaagatatttatatatgaatgcAGAAGCACCGATAATGGTGGAAGCACAGAAGTTGTGCGAGAAGCCAAGTGGTACTTGGTCAGGAGTTTGCGGAAACAGCAATGCGTGCAAGAATCAGTGCATTAACCTTGAGGGGGCAAAACATGGATCTTGCAACTATGTCTTCCCAGCTCACAAGTGTATCTGTTACTTCCCATGTTAAGCTACCAATGACTACCAATTATACTTGGTGCTTCATGGTGTgtattttacataaaataagTCTTTGTCATTCTATGAGTGACTTTATTATGACATGcatgtttatgttttagtGTTTCGTttgctttgttgttgttttctttttttcgtttgctttggttttataataaaaataaaagaattatgtacgaagttttttcttcttctatcaatATTTGTCACGTTAGATCATTAGGTGAAACTAAACCCCAATTTATTGTTTGATCAGACTACCAAATTCAAGCTTgacaaatgaaatattaattgagactt
It encodes the following:
- the PDF1.3 gene encoding plant defensin 1.3 (plant defensin 1.3 (PDF1.3); FUNCTIONS IN: molecular_function unknown; INVOLVED IN: defense response; LOCATED IN: endomembrane system, cell wall; CONTAINS InterPro DOMAIN/s: Gamma thionin (InterPro:IPR008176), Knottin (InterPro:IPR003614); BEST Arabidopsis thaliana protein match is: plant defensin 1.2C (TAIR:AT5G44430.1); Has 195 Blast hits to 195 proteins in 48 species: Archae - 0; Bacteria - 0; Metazoa - 0; Fungi - 0; Plants - 194; Viruses - 0; Other Eukaryotes - 1 (source: NCBI BLink).): MAKSAAIITFLFAALVLFAAFEAPIMVEAQKLCEKPSGTWSGVCGNSNACKNQCINLEGAKHGSCNYVFPAHKCICYFPC